The following are from one region of the Lentimicrobiaceae bacterium genome:
- a CDS encoding universal stress protein yields the protein MKNILVPYDFNSQSVRALDQAIHLAQKTHSNVTLLYVHELPGFVSALFKEHQDEELLEKISEELETVAAKISFKSGINTDIRIQQGRTFSTIVEVADELMADFIVMGTRSKDSLIDNTKPMVGRNTSRVIRMAGCPVITVGGTNHYNGCRAILLPLDLTKETRQKIGMAIKMAKIYDAQIKAVSALWSTHNPEIRSKLELQMSHVKNTIELAGLKCFTQMIETPSGAKTSVPAILDYACNEKDIDLIVVMTQQESSLVEFFIGSHAQEFIRLSEIPVMSVIPKESHNDNG from the coding sequence ATGAAGAATATTCTTGTGCCTTATGATTTCAATTCACAGTCAGTCCGGGCTCTTGATCAGGCCATTCATCTGGCTCAAAAGACACACAGTAACGTAACCCTGCTTTACGTGCATGAGCTCCCGGGTTTTGTTTCAGCCTTATTTAAGGAACATCAGGATGAAGAATTACTTGAAAAAATAAGTGAGGAGCTTGAAACTGTAGCTGCAAAAATTTCATTTAAAAGCGGGATAAACACTGACATCCGCATCCAGCAAGGACGTACTTTTTCAACCATTGTTGAGGTGGCTGATGAGCTTATGGCCGATTTTATTGTAATGGGAACACGCAGCAAAGACTCCTTGATTGACAATACCAAACCCATGGTAGGGCGTAACACTTCGCGTGTAATAAGAATGGCAGGCTGCCCTGTAATTACAGTGGGCGGCACCAATCATTACAATGGCTGCCGGGCCATACTTTTGCCACTTGATTTGACAAAAGAAACCAGGCAAAAAATTGGAATGGCTATAAAAATGGCAAAAATTTACGATGCACAAATCAAAGCAGTCTCAGCCCTGTGGTCAACACACAATCCTGAAATCCGGTCAAAACTTGAATTACAGATGTCGCATGTAAAAAATACCATTGAATTGGCTGGTCTGAAATGCTTCACTCAAATGATTGAAACTCCTTCAGGAGCTAAAACATCGGTTCCTGCCATTCTCGACTATGCCTGTAATGAAAAAGACATTGATTTAATTGTTGTAATGACTCAACAGGAATCTTCACTGGTTGAGTTTTTCATAGGCTCTCATGCTCAGGAATTCATCCGATTGTCAGAAATACCGGTAATGTCAGTTATACCCAAGGAAAGCCACAACGACAACGGATAA
- a CDS encoding nucleoside phosphorylase, with the protein MSRIGESELILNPDGSIYHLKLRPSELADNIIVVGDPGRVPAISKYFDRIETERQNREIVTHTGYIGNKRVTVLSTGMGTDNIDIVLNELDALANIDLEKREARPVHKSLNIVRLGTSGALQAGIPVDSVVASTHGIGLDGMLYYYQGLANVMERDITEAFITQTGWPAFFPRPYAVACSPLLLAHFAREFHQGMTATAPGFYGPQGRVLRLATTHPDINGAIGSFNFNGHQIANFEMETSALYGLSKMLGHNALTVCAIVANRVDKTFSKDYHPAIESLIKHVLEKMETLPE; encoded by the coding sequence ATGTCACGAATTGGTGAATCGGAATTGATTTTAAATCCTGATGGAAGTATTTATCACCTGAAGCTTAGACCTTCTGAACTGGCTGATAATATTATTGTAGTAGGCGACCCTGGTCGTGTTCCTGCAATTTCGAAATATTTTGATCGGATTGAAACTGAGCGTCAGAATCGCGAAATTGTAACCCATACTGGTTATATCGGAAACAAAAGAGTTACCGTGCTTTCTACAGGCATGGGTACAGATAACATTGACATTGTTTTGAATGAGCTGGATGCGCTGGCAAATATTGATCTTGAAAAACGGGAAGCCAGGCCGGTACATAAAAGCCTGAATATTGTCAGGCTGGGAACTTCAGGGGCTCTTCAGGCAGGTATACCTGTCGACTCTGTGGTTGCATCTACACATGGAATCGGACTTGATGGTATGTTATATTATTATCAGGGACTGGCGAATGTTATGGAACGCGATATAACCGAGGCATTTATTACCCAAACAGGTTGGCCTGCTTTTTTCCCTCGTCCTTATGCGGTTGCATGCAGTCCATTGTTACTAGCTCACTTTGCCCGTGAATTTCATCAGGGAATGACAGCTACTGCTCCTGGTTTTTACGGACCGCAAGGCAGGGTGCTCCGGCTGGCAACTACACATCCTGATATTAATGGAGCTATTGGCAGTTTTAATTTTAATGGACACCAAATTGCCAATTTTGAGATGGAAACATCAGCTTTGTATGGGCTAAGTAAAATGCTTGGCCACAATGCGCTAACTGTTTGTGCTATCGTAGCCAACAGGGTGGATAAAACCTTTAGCAAAGATTATCATCCGGCAATTGAGTCTTTGATAAAACATGTTCTTGAAAAAATGGAAACACTTCCTGAATAA
- a CDS encoding phosphoribosylaminoimidazolesuccinocarboxamide synthase, whose product MTNAITKTDFNLPGQTDLYIGKVRDVYKIKDELLIMVTTDRISAFDVVLPRAIPYKGQVLNQIAAKFLDATSDIVPNWKIATPDPMVTVGRLCEPFKVEMVIRGYLSGHAWREYKEGKRTICGISMPDGMKENDRFPEPIITPTTKASVGHDEDISREEILRTGLVTEEEYLKLEDYTRKLFQRGSEMAANMGLILVDTKYEFGKDGEEIFLIDEIHTPDSSRYFYLEGYERRQASGEAQKQLSKEFVREWLIANNFQGKEGQAMPEMTDLFVNQVSERYIELFESITGTPFDRADISNVPARVENNILKFITAYYR is encoded by the coding sequence ATGACAAATGCAATCACAAAAACCGATTTCAACCTTCCCGGACAAACGGATCTTTATATCGGGAAAGTACGTGATGTTTACAAAATCAAAGATGAACTGCTCATTATGGTTACAACCGACAGAATTTCAGCCTTTGATGTTGTATTACCCCGCGCAATCCCTTATAAAGGACAGGTTCTGAATCAGATAGCGGCAAAATTTCTTGACGCTACAAGCGACATTGTTCCTAACTGGAAAATTGCCACTCCTGATCCAATGGTTACGGTTGGCAGGCTTTGTGAGCCTTTCAAGGTGGAGATGGTCATCCGTGGATACCTTTCAGGACATGCCTGGAGAGAATATAAAGAAGGGAAACGCACCATTTGCGGCATCAGCATGCCCGATGGAATGAAAGAAAACGACCGTTTCCCAGAACCCATCATTACACCAACTACTAAAGCCAGCGTTGGTCACGACGAAGATATTTCCCGCGAAGAAATCCTGAGAACCGGACTTGTGACCGAGGAAGAATACCTGAAACTGGAAGATTATACCAGAAAACTTTTCCAAAGAGGGTCTGAAATGGCCGCAAATATGGGCCTGATTCTGGTTGACACAAAATATGAATTTGGAAAAGATGGAGAGGAAATCTTCCTGATTGATGAAATCCACACTCCTGACTCATCACGCTATTTCTACCTTGAAGGATATGAGCGTCGCCAGGCTTCCGGAGAAGCTCAAAAACAGCTTTCAAAGGAATTTGTCAGAGAATGGTTGATTGCCAATAATTTCCAGGGAAAGGAAGGACAGGCAATGCCTGAAATGACCGATTTATTTGTGAACCAGGTTTCAGAGCGATATATTGAGCTTTTTGAAAGCATTACCGGTACTCCTTTTGATCGTGCTGACATTTCAAATGTTCCGGCAAGAGTCGAGAACAATATTTTGAAATTTATAACTGCATATTACAGGTAA
- a CDS encoding alpha-glucosidase C-terminal domain-containing protein: MNINPLERIRNAWQELYPAEQSVKKLEEFLNELENARNQNKFSPEPEGWYKDAVVYSLYVDFYAGNFSGLIQKLDHLKELGITCLWLLPILDSPMRDAGFDIRDYRNIRAELLGLPAETSMEVKQKAFRDFLDEAHKHGIRVIFDIAMNHTSEEHPWFVESRKGPDNPFRNYYIWNKDTNKYKETRLLFKGMCPSNWEKDGDYYFFHRFFEFQPDLNYKNPDVLIEISRILLFWLSQGLDGFRADAIPYIWKEDGTDCENLPQTHTIIKIFRAVLEYVRPNTLLLAEACQPPHEVVKYFGDGDECHAGYHFPLMPMIFKSLAIQDASPVHEILHPSITPRIASDNQWFTFLRLHDELTLEMVTPEDRAIIHGHYCKDPRWDFRVGEGISARISELLDRNPQKIALAYSIMLTLPGTPIIYYGDEFARLNDESFYENFKKETGKDDTRYFVRGPLNWDAIEAELANPDSLTSQVNKTLKNLLSIRNQWPVFGRGDSQWAQFEIADRTSNQKPVLAFFRSMPGQRVLILNNLSDKQVTINAIDDPNIDYVNLFNGKPVEAPITLPPFGFVWLEA, from the coding sequence ATGAATATCAACCCATTAGAAAGAATCAGAAATGCCTGGCAAGAATTATACCCTGCAGAACAAAGTGTTAAAAAGCTTGAAGAATTTCTGAACGAACTCGAAAATGCACGTAATCAGAATAAATTTAGCCCCGAACCAGAAGGCTGGTATAAAGATGCTGTTGTTTATTCACTTTATGTCGATTTTTATGCTGGTAACTTCAGTGGATTAATACAAAAACTTGACCATCTGAAAGAACTGGGCATTACCTGCCTGTGGTTACTTCCCATCCTGGACTCACCTATGCGTGATGCCGGTTTCGACATCAGAGACTACCGGAATATCAGAGCCGAACTGCTTGGATTACCAGCTGAAACCAGCATGGAAGTAAAACAAAAAGCTTTCCGCGACTTTCTGGACGAAGCACACAAACATGGGATACGTGTTATTTTTGATATTGCCATGAATCATACTTCAGAAGAGCATCCATGGTTTGTTGAATCAAGAAAAGGGCCTGATAATCCTTTCCGCAATTATTATATCTGGAACAAAGACACCAATAAATATAAAGAGACCCGCCTGCTGTTTAAGGGCATGTGTCCGAGTAATTGGGAAAAAGATGGTGATTACTATTTCTTTCACAGATTTTTTGAGTTTCAGCCTGACTTAAACTACAAGAACCCTGATGTTTTAATTGAAATTTCAAGAATATTATTGTTCTGGTTAAGTCAGGGGCTTGATGGTTTCAGGGCCGATGCTATTCCATATATCTGGAAAGAAGATGGCACCGACTGCGAAAACCTGCCTCAAACCCATACAATTATAAAAATTTTCAGGGCTGTTTTAGAATATGTAAGGCCTAATACCTTATTGCTTGCTGAAGCCTGCCAGCCTCCTCATGAAGTTGTCAAATATTTTGGCGATGGAGACGAATGTCATGCAGGTTATCATTTTCCTCTTATGCCCATGATTTTCAAATCACTGGCCATTCAGGATGCCAGCCCTGTTCATGAAATTTTACATCCGTCTATAACGCCCCGGATTGCAAGCGATAACCAATGGTTTACTTTCCTGAGGCTACACGACGAATTAACACTTGAAATGGTTACCCCGGAAGACAGGGCCATCATACACGGCCATTACTGCAAAGATCCCCGATGGGATTTCAGGGTTGGCGAAGGGATTTCAGCCAGAATTTCAGAACTGCTTGACCGAAACCCGCAAAAAATTGCATTGGCATACAGCATTATGCTTACCCTGCCGGGAACTCCCATTATATACTATGGTGATGAATTTGCCAGGCTAAACGACGAATCGTTCTACGAAAACTTCAAAAAGGAAACCGGCAAAGATGATACCCGCTATTTTGTAAGAGGCCCGCTTAACTGGGATGCCATTGAAGCTGAACTTGCCAATCCTGATTCATTGACATCTCAGGTTAATAAAACTTTAAAAAACCTGCTGAGCATTCGCAATCAATGGCCGGTTTTTGGTCGTGGCGACAGTCAGTGGGCGCAGTTTGAAATAGCTGACAGAACCAGCAATCAAAAACCTGTGCTTGCCTTTTTCAGATCAATGCCCGGACAGAGAGTGCTGATACTCAACAATCTTTCAGACAAACAAGTTACAATAAATGCCATAGACGATCCAAACATTGACTACGTTAATCTGTTTAATGGAAAGCCGGTTGAAGCACCCATAACTTTGCCTCCATTCGGCTTTGTCTGGCTTGAAGCCTGA
- a CDS encoding PDZ domain-containing protein, whose product MTVSASAQYNYFDLPFNKNKSTLDFENFDNIVIVKAVFNDSIPVRLILDSGVEGLIITDMNLVGQLAGRCIRNFRISAPGTIEILEACVTSPVKVKIKGLNSALTNLILLNEDYFSLEGYIGTKVDGLIGLEKFRNLVVTTNYDRNVLTFTRPSHYKIPAKAEVIPISISRGKPHMTARVELDNLSIIDVWLMIDSGANHPLLLENESLGGYKPAKSIEAIIGKGLAGNMKGSFARTGWLMMGNYRLDNVLTSFTDDYLPGGAGLRLNRNGTLGAGALARFKVTFDYSNEHMILQKGGKFRDPFEYNMSGITLRSMGAMFNVFEISEVIPGSPADDAGIKAGDILVGIDGHFTFNMNLGEINRKLSAGEGVKVNLLLSRNGKSLDFRLKLRKLI is encoded by the coding sequence ATGACTGTATCAGCCTCTGCTCAATACAACTATTTTGACCTTCCTTTTAATAAAAATAAGTCCACGTTGGACTTTGAGAATTTTGATAACATAGTTATTGTTAAGGCTGTGTTTAATGATTCTATTCCTGTCAGGCTTATTCTTGATAGTGGGGTTGAGGGATTGATTATTACAGATATGAATCTTGTTGGCCAACTTGCGGGCCGTTGTATCCGTAATTTCAGGATTTCAGCTCCCGGCACAATTGAAATTCTTGAAGCTTGTGTTACCAGCCCGGTTAAAGTTAAAATAAAGGGCTTAAATTCTGCGCTTACCAATCTTATTTTGCTCAACGAAGACTATTTTTCACTCGAAGGTTATATCGGAACCAAGGTTGATGGTCTTATCGGGCTTGAGAAGTTCAGAAATCTTGTTGTAACAACAAACTACGATAGGAACGTACTTACTTTTACCAGGCCTTCACATTATAAAATTCCGGCCAAAGCTGAAGTTATTCCTATAAGCATTAGCAGGGGCAAACCGCATATGACAGCCCGAGTAGAGCTTGACAATTTGTCGATTATTGATGTGTGGCTAATGATAGATTCCGGAGCCAATCATCCGTTACTGCTTGAAAATGAAAGCCTGGGCGGATACAAACCCGCCAAATCTATTGAAGCAATTATTGGGAAAGGACTTGCCGGAAACATGAAAGGTTCTTTTGCAAGGACTGGTTGGCTGATGATGGGCAATTACAGACTTGACAATGTATTAACTTCATTTACTGATGACTACTTGCCCGGAGGTGCAGGTCTTAGGCTTAATAGAAATGGGACGCTTGGTGCCGGAGCTTTAGCCAGGTTTAAAGTTACCTTTGATTATTCCAATGAGCATATGATACTGCAAAAGGGAGGTAAATTTCGCGATCCTTTTGAATACAATATGAGTGGGATAACTCTTCGGTCAATGGGGGCAATGTTTAATGTGTTTGAAATCAGCGAAGTAATCCCCGGCTCTCCTGCCGACGATGCCGGAATTAAAGCTGGTGATATACTGGTAGGGATTGATGGTCACTTTACCTTTAATATGAATCTGGGGGAAATTAACCGGAAATTAAGTGCAGGTGAAGGGGTTAAAGTTAACTTACTGCTAAGTCGCAATGGCAAATCGCTTGACTTCAGGTTAAAACTCAGAAAATTGATATAG
- a CDS encoding glycoside hydrolase family 13 protein, which produces MQNARSTNIQKSIVWIFLCIFLLGPALVKAQNSAELRVEPPFWWAGMNNNKVQLLVHGKNIAGLRAEINYPGVSVQEQILVENPNYIFLNLLLDKSVQPGAFNLELTAKGKTVYSYRYEIKQRSEGSAGRKGFTASDVVYLLMPDRFANGNPDNDNMPGMIEKADRSNPLGRHGGDVSGIRKHLDYLKDLGVTALWINPLLENNNKALTYHGYAITDFYKIDARYGTNDDYVALVNEAHQKNMKIIMDMVFNHCGINHWFINDLPMKNWIHQFPEYTRSNFRAESLTDPHASEADKTLMLQGWFDTNMPDLDQRNALLKEYLIQNSIWWIEFAGLDGIRLDTQPYPYKEMMTEWSERVFDEYPDFSLVGEAWLQKESMTAYYQKDAIVGDGYNSGVPSVTDFPLSNAMSQAFTENEGWSEGMARLYYVLSQDFLYHDPYSNLIFLDNHDLNRYFNSIGKDLPALKMALTFLLTTRGIPQIYYGTELLMDGNIGVNHGEVRKDFPGGWPADTINAFTRAGRTDLQNEAFDYMQKLLQWRKNNKAVTQGTLKHFVPENGVYVYFRTAGEQTVMVVINRNTQEQTLATRRFAECMSGYSAGFDVLNGRTVSLSTEIKLQPRSAIVLELRK; this is translated from the coding sequence ATGCAAAACGCTCGCTCAACAAATATTCAAAAGTCCATCGTTTGGATTTTTCTATGTATTTTTTTACTTGGTCCTGCACTGGTTAAGGCTCAGAATTCAGCCGAATTGCGCGTTGAGCCACCATTTTGGTGGGCAGGCATGAACAATAATAAAGTTCAATTATTGGTGCATGGAAAGAACATTGCAGGGTTAAGAGCAGAAATCAATTATCCTGGAGTGTCTGTTCAGGAGCAGATTTTGGTTGAAAATCCTAATTATATTTTTTTGAACTTGTTGCTCGATAAGTCGGTTCAACCGGGGGCTTTTAACCTTGAGCTTACGGCCAAAGGGAAAACAGTTTATTCGTACAGGTATGAAATCAAGCAACGCTCAGAAGGTTCTGCCGGGCGTAAAGGTTTTACTGCTTCAGATGTGGTTTATTTGCTAATGCCAGATCGTTTTGCCAATGGAAATCCTGATAATGACAATATGCCGGGGATGATTGAGAAAGCCGATCGCTCCAACCCTTTGGGCAGGCATGGGGGCGATGTTTCAGGAATCAGGAAACATCTGGATTATTTAAAAGATTTGGGCGTTACTGCACTGTGGATAAATCCACTGCTGGAAAACAACAACAAGGCTTTAACTTATCACGGTTATGCCATTACTGATTTTTACAAAATTGATGCACGTTATGGAACCAATGATGATTATGTTGCCTTGGTAAATGAGGCGCATCAGAAAAACATGAAAATCATCATGGATATGGTCTTCAACCATTGTGGTATCAATCATTGGTTTATCAACGATTTACCTATGAAAAACTGGATTCATCAGTTTCCTGAATATACCCGCTCTAACTTCAGAGCTGAATCCCTGACAGATCCTCATGCATCTGAAGCCGATAAAACACTTATGTTGCAGGGTTGGTTTGATACCAATATGCCTGACCTTGACCAGCGCAATGCATTGTTGAAAGAGTACCTGATTCAAAATAGTATCTGGTGGATTGAATTTGCCGGTCTTGATGGTATTCGCCTTGATACGCAACCCTATCCCTACAAGGAGATGATGACCGAATGGTCAGAAAGGGTATTTGACGAATATCCTGACTTTAGCCTGGTAGGCGAAGCCTGGTTGCAAAAAGAATCAATGACAGCCTATTATCAGAAAGATGCAATAGTAGGCGATGGTTATAATTCGGGAGTGCCTTCTGTTACTGATTTTCCATTGAGTAATGCTATGTCTCAGGCTTTTACCGAAAATGAAGGCTGGTCGGAAGGAATGGCCCGATTGTATTATGTGTTGTCGCAGGATTTTTTATACCACGATCCCTACTCAAACCTTATTTTTCTCGATAACCATGACCTGAACAGGTATTTTAACTCTATTGGAAAAGATTTGCCTGCTCTTAAAATGGCTCTGACGTTCTTATTGACTACCCGTGGAATTCCTCAGATTTATTATGGTACTGAATTGTTAATGGATGGAAATATCGGTGTGAATCATGGAGAAGTCAGAAAAGACTTTCCGGGTGGCTGGCCGGCTGATACCATCAATGCTTTTACCCGGGCAGGAAGGACAGACCTGCAGAATGAGGCATTCGATTATATGCAAAAACTGTTGCAATGGCGTAAAAATAACAAGGCTGTTACACAGGGAACGCTTAAACATTTTGTACCAGAAAACGGGGTTTATGTTTATTTTAGAACTGCCGGTGAGCAAACTGTTATGGTTGTAATTAACCGGAACACCCAGGAGCAGACGCTTGCCACCCGGCGATTTGCTGAGTGCATGAGTGGTTATTCTGCTGGATTTGATGTTTTAAATGGTCGAACAGTAAGTTTAAGCACTGAAATAAAGCTACAGCCCCGTTCGGCCATCGTTCTGGAGCTGCGAAAGTAA
- a CDS encoding glycoside hydrolase family 25 protein, with product MLLFAGLFLILAIAAGPSVYRYLFTLYKSGFSFSEAEQYHNLKNFGVPVPAGYEVHGVDVSHHQGRINWAEVDTMNVNGITIDFAFLKATEGITRQDREFARNWKKTKDAGILRGAYHFFHPTRDAAEQAKNFINQVKLEPGDLPPVLDIEVSNRRSKKVIVDGALKWCQLIEEHYGIKPIIYTSPGFYNKYLADDFEDYPLWIAHYYKEKPSISHRKWQFWQHTDKAKINGITGGVDLNVFVGSLSKLKKLCVD from the coding sequence TTGCTACTGTTTGCCGGGTTGTTTCTGATTTTGGCTATTGCTGCCGGTCCTTCTGTTTATCGTTATTTGTTTACCCTTTATAAAAGCGGATTTTCATTTTCGGAGGCTGAGCAATATCATAATCTTAAGAACTTCGGAGTGCCTGTTCCTGCTGGCTATGAGGTTCATGGTGTTGATGTTTCTCATCATCAGGGGCGCATCAACTGGGCCGAAGTTGATACAATGAATGTGAATGGCATTACCATCGATTTTGCTTTTTTAAAAGCTACGGAAGGTATCACAAGGCAGGACAGGGAATTTGCCAGAAACTGGAAAAAAACAAAAGACGCTGGTATTCTCAGAGGTGCCTATCATTTTTTTCATCCAACACGGGATGCTGCTGAACAAGCTAAAAATTTCATAAATCAGGTAAAACTGGAGCCGGGTGATTTGCCTCCCGTTCTTGACATTGAAGTGAGTAACCGCAGGTCAAAAAAGGTCATCGTGGATGGCGCTCTTAAATGGTGCCAACTGATTGAGGAACACTATGGAATAAAACCAATTATTTATACAAGCCCGGGGTTCTACAATAAATATCTTGCCGATGATTTTGAAGATTACCCCTTGTGGATTGCTCATTATTATAAAGAAAAGCCTAGTATAAGTCATCGCAAATGGCAATTCTGGCAACATACCGATAAGGCAAAAATTAATGGCATTACCGGTGGTGTGGATTTAAATGTTTTTGTTGGCAGCTTGTCAAAACTCAAAAAATTGTGTGTCGATTAG
- a CDS encoding sigma 54-interacting transcriptional regulator, whose amino-acid sequence MARKNRKQEDIIRESHERSRKFGINKEQVYPSQILQGEAREAVLRESQHLIEVAGPFLDLLYKFLDGSGFIAVLTNYEGCILRITGDETPVKAAAKLNMVVGAFMNEKSIGTNAMGVAISENAPVQLSSSEHFINAYHQWTCSAAPIHNEDGQIIGTVNLTGSSELVHPHTLGLVVAAVTSIENELQNKLNEQRLKESVRFINTVMDSLSLAVISLDDSGYIRSANKMAHKLLKQPNDSLPGIKFSVILPEWQKYLNMVSSNRIVMDEDINLKTSAGKEDFSMNAYPITLPDGRIDGMVISFREMKRVYKIVNKYMGMNARYTFEDLIGESDELKRVAEYARTVADSPSTVLITGESGTGKEVIAQAMHNYSSRADNGFVALNCGAISPSLIESELFGYDEGAFTGANKGGRPGKFELAHGGTLFLDEIGEMPVEMQVKLLRAIQEGAITRVGGNKQIPVDVRIIAATNKNLKEEIEKGNFRSDLFYRLSVIPIHIQALRERREDIPILIQYFLHLKSVKLKKAVPEIGKQLFIELTHYNWPGNIRELENFIEKFVNLGGDLSFDPNSFSMQTSGNHSPVERETSKSNVVSSLAITEKNAIEQALTIYTNNISHTAKALGISRNALYEKMKRHGITPV is encoded by the coding sequence ATGGCACGCAAAAACCGGAAACAGGAAGATATTATCCGCGAATCGCATGAGCGAAGCAGAAAGTTCGGTATAAACAAAGAACAGGTTTATCCATCTCAAATACTTCAGGGAGAAGCGCGCGAGGCAGTGTTGAGAGAAAGCCAGCATCTGATTGAAGTAGCAGGCCCGTTTCTCGACCTCCTGTACAAATTTCTGGATGGCTCAGGATTTATTGCAGTACTTACCAACTACGAAGGTTGTATCCTGCGTATTACAGGAGATGAAACACCTGTAAAAGCTGCCGCAAAACTAAACATGGTGGTTGGCGCCTTTATGAACGAAAAAAGTATCGGCACCAATGCCATGGGAGTGGCCATCAGCGAAAATGCTCCTGTTCAGCTTTCATCTTCCGAACATTTTATCAACGCTTACCACCAATGGACATGCTCTGCTGCTCCCATTCACAATGAAGACGGCCAGATAATTGGCACTGTCAACCTGACCGGAAGCAGCGAACTTGTCCACCCGCATACATTGGGACTTGTTGTAGCAGCAGTTACATCCATCGAAAATGAACTTCAAAACAAGCTCAATGAACAAAGGCTGAAAGAATCGGTCAGATTTATAAACACTGTTATGGACAGCCTGTCACTGGCCGTAATTTCGCTTGACGATTCAGGATATATTCGTTCAGCCAATAAGATGGCTCACAAACTACTTAAACAGCCTAACGACAGCCTGCCGGGGATAAAATTTTCGGTCATTCTGCCTGAATGGCAAAAATACCTCAACATGGTCAGTTCAAACCGGATTGTCATGGATGAAGACATTAACCTGAAAACATCCGCAGGCAAAGAGGATTTTAGCATGAATGCCTATCCGATTACACTACCCGATGGCCGCATTGACGGAATGGTTATCAGCTTCCGGGAGATGAAACGTGTGTACAAGATAGTAAACAAATATATGGGCATGAATGCCCGTTACACATTTGAAGATTTAATAGGAGAAAGTGACGAACTGAAACGCGTGGCCGAATATGCCCGAACAGTGGCAGACAGCCCTTCAACAGTTTTGATTACCGGCGAAAGCGGAACCGGCAAAGAAGTTATTGCCCAGGCCATGCACAATTACAGCAGCCGTGCTGACAATGGTTTTGTTGCTCTCAACTGTGGTGCTATCTCGCCTTCTCTTATTGAAAGTGAACTGTTTGGATATGACGAAGGAGCTTTTACCGGAGCTAATAAAGGCGGGCGTCCGGGCAAATTTGAACTGGCTCATGGAGGCACTCTTTTTTTAGATGAAATTGGTGAAATGCCTGTTGAGATGCAGGTGAAACTGCTCCGAGCCATTCAGGAAGGAGCCATTACCCGGGTTGGCGGAAACAAGCAAATACCTGTTGATGTACGCATTATTGCAGCAACAAATAAGAACCTGAAAGAAGAAATTGAAAAGGGAAATTTCAGAAGCGATCTTTTTTACAGACTAAGCGTCATTCCTATACACATTCAGGCTCTTCGTGAACGGCGAGAAGACATCCCCATTTTAATCCAGTACTTTCTGCATCTGAAATCAGTTAAACTTAAAAAAGCTGTTCCTGAAATCGGAAAACAATTGTTTATTGAATTAACTCACTATAACTGGCCAGGCAACATCAGAGAACTTGAAAATTTTATTGAAAAATTTGTAAACCTGGGCGGAGATCTTTCCTTTGACCCCAACTCTTTCTCCATGCAAACTTCGGGTAATCATTCTCCGGTTGAAAGGGAGACAAGCAAATCAAATGTTGTTTCAAGCCTGGCAATTACCGAAAAGAATGCTATTGAACAAGCACTTACCATATACACCAACAACATCAGCCACACTGCCAAAGCTCTCGGTATCAGCAGAAATGCGCTGTATGAGAAAATGAAAAGGCATGGCATTACGCCTGTTTAA